Proteins co-encoded in one Muntiacus reevesi chromosome 13, mMunRee1.1, whole genome shotgun sequence genomic window:
- the DDT gene encoding D-dopachrome decarboxylase isoform X1, whose product MPFVELDTSLPAGRVPAGLEKRLCAATAAILSKPEDRVNVTVRSGLAMVVNGSAEPSAQLLVSSIGVVGTAEENRGHSARFFEFLTKELDLAEDRDPLFPLGALADWQEGDRHDLFMTSL is encoded by the exons ATGCCGTTCGTTGAGCTGGACACGAGCTTGCCCGCCGGCCGCGTTCCCGCGGGGCTGGAGAAGCGGCTCTGCGCGGCCACTGCCGCCATCCTGAGCAAGCCTGAGGAC CGCGTGAACGTGACGGTGCGGTCCGGCCTGGCCATGGTGGTGAACGGCTCGGCGGAGCCCAGCGCCCAACTGCTCGTCTCCTCCATCGGTGTGGTGGGCACGGCCGAGGAGAACCGCGGCCACAGCGCGCGCTTCTTCGAGTTCCTCACCAAGGAGCTGGACCTGGCCGAGGACCG TGATCCGCTTTTTCCCCTTGGAGCGCTGGCAGATTGGCAAGAAGGGGACCGTCATGACCTTTTTATGACGAGCCTGTAG
- the DDT gene encoding D-dopachrome decarboxylase isoform X2, translating to MPFVELDTSLPAGRVPAGLEKRLCAATAAILSKPEDRVNVTVRSGLAMVVNGSAEPSAQLLVSSIGVVGTAEENRGHSARFFEFLTKELDLAEDRIVIRFFPLERWQIGKKGTVMTFL from the exons ATGCCGTTCGTTGAGCTGGACACGAGCTTGCCCGCCGGCCGCGTTCCCGCGGGGCTGGAGAAGCGGCTCTGCGCGGCCACTGCCGCCATCCTGAGCAAGCCTGAGGAC CGCGTGAACGTGACGGTGCGGTCCGGCCTGGCCATGGTGGTGAACGGCTCGGCGGAGCCCAGCGCCCAACTGCTCGTCTCCTCCATCGGTGTGGTGGGCACGGCCGAGGAGAACCGCGGCCACAGCGCGCGCTTCTTCGAGTTCCTCACCAAGGAGCTGGACCTGGCCGAGGACCG GATAGTGATCCGCTTTTTCCCCTTGGAGCGCTGGCAGATTGGCAAGAAGGGGACCGTCATGACCTTTTTATGA
- the DDT gene encoding D-dopachrome decarboxylase isoform X3 — MPFVELDTSLPAGRVPAGLEKRLCAATAAILSKPEDRVNVTVRSGLAMVVNGSAEPSAQLLVSSIGVVGTAEENRGHSARFFEFLTKELDLAEDRKTGVIF; from the exons ATGCCGTTCGTTGAGCTGGACACGAGCTTGCCCGCCGGCCGCGTTCCCGCGGGGCTGGAGAAGCGGCTCTGCGCGGCCACTGCCGCCATCCTGAGCAAGCCTGAGGAC CGCGTGAACGTGACGGTGCGGTCCGGCCTGGCCATGGTGGTGAACGGCTCGGCGGAGCCCAGCGCCCAACTGCTCGTCTCCTCCATCGGTGTGGTGGGCACGGCCGAGGAGAACCGCGGCCACAGCGCGCGCTTCTTCGAGTTCCTCACCAAGGAGCTGGACCTGGCCGAGGACCG GAAAACAGGAGTAATCTTCTAG